A part of Eschrichtius robustus isolate mEscRob2 chromosome 20, mEscRob2.pri, whole genome shotgun sequence genomic DNA contains:
- the RPL38 gene encoding large ribosomal subunit protein eL38, with amino-acid sequence MPRKIEEIKDFLLTARRKDAKSVKIKKNKDNVKFKVRCSRYLYTLVITDKEKAEKLKQSLPPGLAVKELK; translated from the exons ATG CCTCGCAAAATTGAGGAAATCAAGGACTTTCTGCTCACAGCCAGACGAAAGGACGCCAAAT CGGTCAAGATCaagaaaaataaggataatgTGAAGTTTAAAGTTCGATGTAGCAGGTACCTTTACACCTTGGTCATCACAGAcaaagagaaggcagagaagcTGAAGCAGTCCCTGCCCCCAG GTTTGGCAGTGAAGGAGCTGAAATGA